A genome region from Deltaproteobacteria bacterium includes the following:
- a CDS encoding HAMP domain-containing protein — protein sequence MKRRPLSLRAKLLVWYLGLLIALLTAFAVTLFLFFDRGLLRQVDASLKTASVGLARIYASQAERSIYGRQSMFGWVFGRQVIDRYVDILDTPAVSGQHGRLRREIVPLTDLAKANARRGIATYETFRDLDEWPVRVITMPIILNGQVTNAVVQVAASLGYVEDTLDRLITVMAIVFGISLLVATFAGTIFVEQALRPFGRIVRTVRGINARNLKERLNEPLADDELGRLARTFNTMLDSLETSFEQIRKFTADASHELKTPLTVLRGQIELGLSQERSPEDYQEILASALEEIGRLSKITTNLLMLSKADAGQVPLNYETVDLRELVHEVAEGLEILAGEKQIRLEWPREEEPVLIEGDRTRLSQLVSNLIDNAIHYTEPGGAITVRIGQANAFFVFMEVKDTGIGIAPADLGKIFDRFYRADKARTRREGGSGLGLSIVRWITEAHGGRIEVESEPGRGSSFMVFLPFRKPVPGGSPPLPGTMT from the coding sequence GTGAAACGAAGGCCCTTATCCCTAAGGGCTAAACTTCTAGTCTGGTATCTGGGGCTGCTGATTGCCCTCCTGACGGCTTTTGCCGTTACCCTGTTCCTGTTTTTTGACCGCGGCCTGCTCCGGCAGGTCGATGCGTCCTTGAAGACCGCATCTGTCGGCCTTGCCCGTATCTATGCCTCCCAGGCGGAGCGGTCCATTTATGGCCGGCAGTCCATGTTCGGTTGGGTATTTGGCCGTCAGGTGATTGACCGTTACGTCGATATCCTCGACACACCGGCAGTCAGCGGCCAGCACGGCCGGCTCCGGCGCGAGATTGTTCCTCTGACCGATCTTGCAAAGGCGAATGCCCGCCGAGGTATTGCGACGTACGAAACCTTCAGGGATCTGGACGAATGGCCGGTTCGGGTTATCACCATGCCGATCATCCTGAACGGCCAGGTGACGAACGCCGTTGTGCAGGTAGCCGCTTCGCTTGGCTATGTGGAAGATACCCTGGACCGGCTCATCACTGTAATGGCCATAGTGTTTGGCATTTCACTGCTGGTGGCGACATTCGCGGGCACGATATTCGTGGAACAGGCACTCCGCCCGTTCGGCCGTATTGTCAGGACCGTGCGGGGGATTAACGCCCGAAACCTCAAGGAACGCCTCAACGAGCCGCTGGCGGATGATGAACTGGGGCGGTTGGCGCGGACTTTCAACACCATGCTCGACTCGCTCGAAACTTCCTTTGAGCAGATACGCAAGTTCACGGCCGATGCCTCCCATGAGCTCAAGACGCCGCTCACGGTTCTGCGCGGACAGATTGAGCTGGGACTTTCGCAGGAACGCAGCCCGGAGGATTATCAGGAGATTCTCGCCTCGGCCCTGGAGGAAATTGGCCGTCTGTCCAAGATCACCACGAATCTGTTGATGTTGTCCAAGGCCGACGCTGGCCAGGTTCCGCTTAATTACGAAACAGTGGATTTGCGCGAACTGGTCCATGAGGTTGCGGAAGGGCTGGAAATACTTGCGGGTGAGAAGCAGATACGGCTGGAGTGGCCACGGGAGGAGGAGCCGGTGCTGATTGAGGGAGATCGCACGCGGCTCTCGCAACTGGTGAGCAATCTGATTGACAATGCCATCCATTACACCGAACCGGGGGGGGCGATTACCGTCAGAATCGGCCAGGCCAACGCCTTCTTTGTATTCATGGAAGTGAAGGACACCGGTATCGGAATCGCCCCGGCAGATCTCGGGAAGATATTCGACCGCTTCTACCGGGCCGACAAGGCCCGCACACGACGTGAAGGTGGTTCTGGATTAGGCCTTTCCATCGTTCGGTGGATCACTGAGGCCCACGGCGGGCGTATCGAGGTCGAGTCCGAGCCGGGCAGGGGTAGCAGTTTCATGGTGTTTCTCCCGTTCCGCAAGCCGGTTCCCGGCGGATCGCCGCCACTACCAGGCACAATGACGTGA
- a CDS encoding enoyl-CoA hydratase, whose product MSTPLIQVERSPSGVVTLALNRPNALNAMTAELGDALIHKISDVKSDPDVRAVVLTGVGKAFSAGGDLKMIEENGNQPILENRTYMKEFYRRYLTIREIPVPVIAAFNGAAIGAGLCIGLACDIRLASDDAKLALNFVKLGLHPGMGATWLLPRLVGPQAAADLLLTGRTLTAEEALRIGLVHRVVPKDHILLEAVKLAEEIAHQAPVAVRLTKKALQHSEGNSLDEQLDFEAIQQAVTFATEDFREGISAVKDKRIPKFHGK is encoded by the coding sequence ATGTCCACACCGCTGATACAGGTGGAGCGGTCCCCATCCGGGGTAGTGACGCTGGCGCTGAACCGCCCCAATGCGCTGAATGCCATGACCGCCGAACTGGGCGATGCCCTGATCCATAAGATATCTGACGTTAAAAGCGATCCTGACGTCCGTGCGGTAGTGCTGACAGGTGTCGGCAAGGCCTTTTCAGCCGGTGGCGACCTCAAGATGATTGAGGAGAACGGAAACCAGCCCATCCTCGAAAACCGCACCTATATGAAAGAGTTCTACAGGCGGTACCTCACGATCCGCGAGATACCGGTTCCGGTGATTGCTGCTTTTAACGGGGCGGCCATTGGTGCGGGGCTGTGTATCGGACTCGCTTGTGATATCCGTCTTGCGTCGGATGACGCGAAGCTGGCCCTCAACTTCGTGAAGCTGGGGCTTCATCCGGGTATGGGAGCGACATGGCTGCTCCCGCGGCTTGTCGGTCCGCAGGCAGCCGCCGACCTGCTGCTGACCGGCCGCACCCTTACCGCCGAAGAAGCACTCCGGATCGGCCTTGTTCACCGGGTGGTCCCGAAGGACCATATTCTGCTCGAAGCGGTCAAGCTGGCAGAAGAAATCGCCCATCAGGCGCCAGTGGCGGTCAGGCTGACGAAGAAAGCGCTTCAGCATTCGGAGGGGAACTCGCTGGACGAACAGCTCGATTTCGAGGCGATCCAGCAGGCGGTGACCTTCGCCACGGAGGATTTCCGCGAGGGGATATCCGCAGTGAAAGACAAGCGTATTCCGAAATTCCACGGCAAATAG
- a CDS encoding PaaI family thioesterase, translating to MQLQVYRWNRDMHFYCDTSLKSHMRGMSKTAHGGIVATLLDEVVGITAAQSSDKKCVTVELTVKFRKPVFIESLVRIEGWVDDIGEKIVRASGRIINPDGEELATVSGKFFALDMEKAQAFLNLKGMQNTEKLRE from the coding sequence ATGCAGCTTCAGGTTTACCGGTGGAACCGGGACATGCATTTTTACTGTGATACTTCGCTGAAGTCTCACATGCGGGGCATGTCGAAGACCGCTCACGGTGGTATCGTGGCAACCCTGCTCGATGAGGTGGTCGGGATCACCGCCGCCCAGTCGTCAGACAAGAAGTGTGTCACGGTGGAATTGACCGTGAAGTTCAGGAAGCCGGTTTTTATCGAAAGCCTCGTACGTATCGAAGGCTGGGTGGACGATATCGGTGAGAAGATTGTCCGGGCCAGTGGCCGGATTATCAACCCCGATGGCGAGGAACTGGCTACCGTTTCGGGGAAGTTCTTCGCCCTTGATATGGAGAAGGCCCAGGCCTTCCTGAACCTCAAGGGGATGCAGAACACGGAGAAGCTCCGGGAGTAG
- a CDS encoding competence/damage-inducible protein A, whose protein sequence is MSLTCEILSTGDEVLTGQITDTNATWLADQLGTLGFVVTRHTTVGDDRERLEAAFRELGGRADIVACTGGLGPTVDDLTTEIAAKVAGCGLKLDEPALQRMQMLWQARGRPMPENNRKQALLPELSEVLPNPVGTAPGFTMKLGRAVFFFMPGVPSEMKKMFSEQVAPRIEKLRPEPSIFQVRVLRTHGLPESKVDELLSRLEAQFPGVKLGFRAHFPEIQVKLTVQGKDAEAARQLLKSASREVFKRLGPSIFSDGPSMEETVGELLKMEKGTISLAESCTGGMIGEMLTSVPGSSSYFDRSFVTYTNTAKRDVLGVSEAILAEHGAVSETCARAMAEGARKLSGSRFALSATGIAGPTGGSPQKPVGTVFVALATPASTFARKIYFPGSRHQVRQITAMTALDMLRRHLTGLPVDGNRTDALPLEERG, encoded by the coding sequence ATGAGTCTCACCTGTGAAATCCTGTCCACTGGCGACGAAGTGCTCACCGGCCAGATTACCGACACCAACGCCACCTGGCTCGCCGATCAGCTGGGGACGCTCGGTTTCGTCGTTACCCGGCATACTACCGTCGGCGACGACCGGGAACGGCTTGAAGCCGCCTTCCGCGAACTTGGAGGACGGGCTGATATCGTCGCCTGCACCGGCGGGCTTGGCCCCACAGTGGATGACCTGACAACCGAAATCGCCGCGAAGGTAGCCGGTTGCGGCCTGAAGCTGGATGAACCGGCCCTGCAGCGGATGCAGATGCTCTGGCAGGCCCGTGGCCGCCCGATGCCGGAGAACAATCGCAAGCAAGCCCTGCTTCCCGAACTGTCTGAGGTGCTGCCGAACCCGGTCGGGACCGCGCCGGGGTTTACGATGAAGCTAGGACGGGCGGTTTTCTTCTTCATGCCAGGCGTCCCTTCCGAGATGAAGAAGATGTTTTCCGAACAGGTCGCCCCGCGAATCGAGAAACTCCGGCCGGAGCCCAGCATATTCCAGGTCCGGGTTCTCCGAACCCATGGGCTTCCCGAGTCGAAAGTGGACGAACTGCTTTCAAGACTGGAAGCACAGTTCCCCGGCGTAAAGCTCGGCTTTCGCGCCCACTTCCCCGAAATCCAGGTAAAGCTCACTGTCCAGGGGAAAGATGCCGAAGCCGCCCGGCAGCTTCTCAAGTCCGCATCCAGGGAAGTGTTCAAGCGGCTTGGTCCCAGTATTTTCTCTGACGGGCCTTCAATGGAAGAAACCGTTGGAGAACTGCTGAAAATGGAGAAGGGGACCATATCACTTGCTGAAAGCTGTACAGGCGGCATGATCGGCGAGATGCTGACATCGGTTCCGGGATCTTCGTCCTACTTCGACCGGAGCTTTGTCACCTACACCAATACAGCAAAGCGGGATGTGCTTGGCGTCAGCGAGGCAATACTCGCCGAGCATGGGGCCGTGAGCGAAACCTGCGCACGGGCAATGGCCGAAGGTGCGCGGAAACTTTCTGGCTCAAGATTTGCGCTTTCGGCTACCGGAATTGCGGGGCCCACGGGCGGATCGCCTCAGAAGCCGGTAGGAACGGTGTTCGTTGCGCTAGCGACACCGGCCTCCACATTTGCGAGGAAAATCTACTTTCCCGGCAGCCGTCATCAGGTCCGGCAGATCACCGCCATGACCGCCCTCGACATGCTCCGCCGCCACCTGACAGGGCTGCCTGTCGACGGGAACCGTACCGATGCCCTGCCGTTGGAGGAACGGGGATAG
- a CDS encoding HEAT repeat domain-containing protein produces the protein MEVTQQGDRGSGREIEALLVELQKGLRAVAFYPSNHPSLLKIIQQTFTPIRQAAHASGEFVFSVTRAGVWYNETLQNPENELLQGLAKFLFQRRIKKLYFLDGLTQEEWLRFLRLVSMEAEDIYLRGGLEKLLQEAHLTHVFVNDIDLEYLKRGGEPAPPDVPELPEPEPPPPDPETPAAEPVIDTVGIDGAIVGDEDSIDRDNELVENQIGDLNGTADADAYYQAALKLAETAAGLLKRRRWALLFRIIQVFEQDSRNTDLDIEFRKYAIRAMRKSGSSQVIRALLTELCTDDKSESEIESLLRILELFGPATMDVVAERLKTPLNSYTETLISQLLARMGPPAIHFALGLLHGTPQPPIARLAAQTLGALTADEGVTALEPLVFHADPTVSEAAIDGLLAIRNMDAINVLGRYLTSNAPIASRRRVLEAFGTLRETRSSVLLLDLFRKADEFELTVDFRKTLNIALARIGGRPIIDGLIDILKARKLFGPLYDKVTLSDALKILSVTAGPESLARLRSEVTLRDSTLAQQLEGVISHIEHRLSGTSPGKNEGNGS, from the coding sequence ATGGAAGTAACACAGCAAGGTGACCGCGGCAGCGGCCGGGAGATTGAAGCGCTCCTGGTGGAGCTTCAGAAGGGGTTGCGCGCAGTTGCATTCTATCCGTCCAATCACCCCTCCCTGCTGAAGATCATCCAGCAGACTTTTACCCCCATACGGCAGGCCGCCCATGCCAGCGGCGAGTTTGTTTTCAGTGTCACCCGCGCCGGGGTCTGGTACAACGAAACCCTGCAAAACCCCGAAAATGAACTGCTTCAGGGGCTCGCCAAGTTTCTTTTCCAGCGCCGCATCAAGAAGCTGTATTTCCTGGATGGCCTCACGCAGGAGGAGTGGCTCCGCTTCCTCAGGCTTGTCTCAATGGAAGCCGAGGATATTTATCTCCGGGGCGGTCTTGAAAAGCTGCTGCAGGAAGCCCACCTGACTCACGTCTTCGTTAACGACATCGATCTGGAGTATCTCAAGCGGGGGGGCGAGCCGGCTCCACCCGATGTGCCTGAACTGCCCGAACCCGAGCCTCCCCCCCCGGACCCCGAAACCCCAGCTGCCGAACCTGTGATCGACACGGTTGGTATCGACGGTGCCATCGTCGGCGACGAAGACAGCATTGATCGTGATAATGAACTGGTCGAGAACCAGATCGGCGACCTGAACGGCACAGCCGATGCGGATGCCTATTATCAGGCGGCACTGAAACTGGCCGAAACGGCCGCCGGCCTTCTCAAGCGGCGACGCTGGGCCTTGCTGTTCAGGATCATCCAGGTTTTCGAGCAGGATTCACGCAATACCGATCTGGACATAGAGTTCCGCAAGTACGCCATACGGGCCATGCGGAAAAGCGGATCGTCACAGGTGATCCGGGCACTGCTGACGGAACTCTGTACCGATGACAAGTCCGAAAGCGAAATCGAATCCCTGCTCCGGATACTGGAACTCTTCGGACCGGCCACCATGGACGTGGTGGCTGAACGGCTCAAAACACCACTGAATTCATACACCGAAACATTGATCTCCCAGTTGTTGGCCCGCATGGGACCACCTGCGATACATTTCGCGCTGGGGCTCCTGCATGGCACACCACAGCCGCCCATTGCCCGGCTCGCGGCCCAAACGCTTGGGGCACTGACAGCCGATGAAGGGGTTACCGCCCTTGAGCCGCTCGTGTTTCATGCCGACCCAACTGTCAGCGAAGCGGCTATCGATGGCCTGCTGGCCATCCGGAACATGGACGCGATCAATGTTCTCGGACGGTACCTGACCAGTAATGCTCCCATTGCCAGTCGCAGGCGGGTGCTGGAGGCATTCGGGACACTCAGGGAGACGCGCAGCTCAGTGCTGCTTCTTGACCTGTTCAGGAAGGCCGACGAGTTCGAACTGACGGTCGATTTTCGCAAGACCCTGAATATCGCCCTTGCCCGCATCGGCGGGCGCCCCATTATTGACGGCCTTATCGACATCCTGAAAGCCCGGAAGCTGTTCGGCCCCCTCTACGACAAGGTCACGCTGAGCGATGCCCTGAAGATCCTTTCGGTCACGGCAGGCCCCGAAAGTCTCGCCCGCCTCCGCAGCGAGGTGACATTGCGCGATTCGACTCTCGCCCAACAACTGGAGGGAGTTATTTCCCATATTGAACACCGGCTGTCGGGAACTTCGCCTGGGAAAAACGAGGGCAACGGCTCGTGA
- the rph gene encoding ribonuclease PH, translating into MTTRSDGRAPADLRPAKIQRNFIVHAPGSCLIEMGLTRVICTATVESSVPRFLLGKGEGWVTAEYGMLPGSTHTRTDREAAKGKQSGRTMEIQRLIGRALRAVTDFGKLGERSIRIDCDVIQADGGTRCASITGAWVALHDAIVHLHERNPGMPPVSEILTGHVSAVSVGMLVGTAILDLCYTEDSTAEVDMNVIATGAGKLVEVQGTAERGVFSREELDKLLDLGLKGCAELVSLQRKAIEG; encoded by the coding sequence ATGACTACTCGAAGTGACGGCAGGGCTCCAGCCGATCTCCGTCCGGCGAAGATACAGAGGAACTTCATCGTTCATGCGCCCGGAAGCTGCCTGATCGAGATGGGTCTCACCCGCGTGATCTGCACGGCCACGGTCGAAAGCTCCGTGCCACGGTTCCTGCTGGGGAAGGGCGAAGGCTGGGTCACGGCCGAATACGGGATGCTGCCGGGCTCCACCCATACGCGCACCGACCGGGAGGCGGCCAAGGGCAAGCAGTCCGGCCGGACCATGGAGATCCAGCGGCTCATCGGCCGGGCGCTCAGGGCGGTAACCGATTTTGGCAAGCTCGGCGAGCGGTCGATCCGGATTGATTGCGACGTGATCCAGGCAGATGGCGGAACGCGTTGTGCATCGATAACTGGCGCCTGGGTGGCACTTCACGATGCCATCGTGCACCTGCATGAACGGAACCCGGGGATGCCACCTGTGTCTGAAATCCTGACCGGCCATGTGTCTGCCGTCAGTGTCGGGATGCTGGTTGGAACGGCGATTCTGGATCTCTGCTACACGGAGGATTCTACGGCCGAAGTGGACATGAATGTGATCGCCACAGGGGCAGGCAAGCTGGTCGAGGTCCAGGGTACGGCCGAGCGCGGGGTGTTCAGCCGCGAGGAACTCGACAAGCTGCTGGATCTTGGTCTCAAGGGTTGCGCCGAACTCGTCAGTCTTCAGAGGAAAGCCATCGAGGGTTGA
- a CDS encoding phosphatidylglycerophosphatase A, producing MADHIAHFIGTMGYVGHLPGAPGTWGTLATAPLWYFGFGLMPPLLYAVTLAGFYFAGVWAISVCDPLFQTHDSTDIVIDELVGFLTGMMLVPVTPYTLITGIVLFRIFDIAKPWPCRIFDRKHEGAHPVVLDDFMAGIWTLVCMHILGYLSRSGHLPAWFWG from the coding sequence GTGGCCGATCACATCGCCCATTTTATCGGAACGATGGGTTATGTGGGGCATCTCCCGGGCGCTCCTGGTACATGGGGAACGTTGGCTACCGCCCCATTATGGTATTTCGGATTCGGCCTGATGCCCCCGCTGCTCTATGCCGTAACGCTGGCGGGGTTCTATTTCGCCGGAGTCTGGGCAATCAGTGTATGTGATCCGCTATTCCAGACACACGATTCCACTGACATCGTGATTGATGAGCTCGTGGGATTTCTGACGGGCATGATGCTGGTGCCGGTAACCCCATATACATTGATAACCGGTATCGTCCTGTTCCGGATCTTCGATATCGCCAAGCCCTGGCCATGCCGGATCTTCGACCGCAAGCACGAGGGCGCCCACCCCGTCGTTCTGGATGACTTCATGGCTGGCATCTGGACTTTGGTGTGCATGCATATCCTTGGCTATCTTTCCCGCAGCGGGCACCTGCCAGCCTGGTTCTGGGGCTAA
- a CDS encoding heavy metal response regulator transcription factor: MRILVVEDEKKVSSFIQKGLTEESYAVDVAHDGEEGLGFALQQEYDLIILDIMLPKMDGLKVLEQIRAKGRQVPVLLLTARDTLEDKVKGLDTGADDYLPKPFAFTELLARVRALLRRSSNSRAAVLKVDTLSLDPVSREVRRSGRKIDLTAKEYALLEFFMRNCGKILTRTVISEHVWDMNFDSSTNIVDVYVNHLRNKVEAPTEKKLIHTVRGVGYVLKEADAA, from the coding sequence ATGAGAATCCTGGTCGTTGAGGACGAGAAAAAGGTTTCGAGCTTCATTCAAAAGGGCCTGACCGAAGAGAGTTATGCCGTTGATGTGGCTCATGACGGAGAAGAAGGGCTTGGGTTTGCGCTGCAGCAGGAGTACGACCTCATCATTCTCGATATCATGCTGCCCAAGATGGATGGCCTGAAGGTGCTGGAGCAGATTCGCGCAAAGGGCCGCCAGGTTCCGGTACTGCTGCTCACGGCACGCGATACGCTTGAGGACAAGGTAAAGGGTCTGGATACCGGGGCAGATGACTATCTGCCCAAGCCGTTCGCCTTCACTGAACTTCTGGCCCGTGTCCGTGCGCTGCTTCGCCGGTCGAGCAATTCACGGGCGGCGGTGCTCAAGGTAGATACGCTGAGTCTGGACCCGGTTTCCCGGGAGGTCCGCCGCAGCGGCAGGAAGATTGATCTTACGGCCAAGGAATACGCACTGCTTGAGTTCTTCATGCGGAACTGTGGTAAGATTCTTACCCGGACCGTCATCAGCGAGCATGTGTGGGACATGAATTTCGACTCGTCCACGAACATCGTGGATGTTTATGTTAACCACCTCCGTAACAAGGTGGAAGCACCCACCGAGAAGAAGCTCATCCATACTGTTCGCGGCGTCGGTTACGTCCTGAAGGAAGCAGATGCTGCGTGA
- a CDS encoding DUF1844 domain-containing protein: protein MSDSSESGFKTVDRRRFTPEGEARSEGSKEPAESASGLRGETFERHPEEQPSDAPEVSFGTLCLSLHTQALFHLGLIRTEDNEAPTPNFPLARYTIDILHMLREKTQGNLTADEGQLLNGLLYELQVRFVETSRK from the coding sequence ATGAGTGATTCATCTGAATCGGGTTTCAAGACCGTGGACCGGCGGCGTTTTACCCCCGAGGGCGAAGCCCGCAGCGAGGGTTCCAAGGAGCCCGCTGAGTCCGCATCCGGCCTCCGCGGGGAAACCTTCGAGCGGCATCCGGAAGAACAGCCATCAGACGCCCCGGAAGTTTCCTTTGGAACACTCTGCTTGTCGCTCCATACCCAGGCCCTGTTTCATCTGGGACTCATCCGGACGGAAGATAATGAGGCTCCCACACCCAACTTCCCGCTGGCCCGATACACCATCGACATCCTGCACATGTTGCGGGAAAAGACCCAGGGCAATCTGACCGCAGACGAAGGCCAGCTCCTGAACGGCCTCCTCTACGAACTTCAGGTCCGGTTTGTCGAGACGAGCAGAAAGTAA
- a CDS encoding SRPBCC family protein, with protein MLVKHQIEIDAPVETVWKLWQDLEGWPVWYPGMISVTRKKPGPAGMGTVFIQKMKIGSLQAPVTTRLCEFSEPACIAWKGGGPGLKVVHRILLDDLGSRTRVRSEETWDGFLSPLAALVREMIDEVTINCLEGLKAYAERLTGKAAG; from the coding sequence ATGCTGGTCAAACACCAGATCGAGATAGACGCACCGGTCGAGACAGTGTGGAAGTTGTGGCAGGATCTTGAAGGCTGGCCGGTCTGGTATCCGGGCATGATCTCGGTCACGCGAAAGAAACCGGGCCCGGCGGGAATGGGCACCGTGTTCATCCAGAAAATGAAGATTGGCAGCCTTCAGGCCCCGGTGACGACCAGGCTGTGCGAGTTCAGTGAGCCAGCCTGTATTGCCTGGAAAGGCGGCGGACCGGGTCTGAAAGTGGTTCACCGGATCCTGCTGGACGACCTTGGTAGCCGGACGCGGGTCCGTAGCGAGGAGACCTGGGACGGCTTTCTGTCCCCTCTGGCGGCCCTTGTCCGCGAGATGATCGATGAGGTAACCATTAACTGTCTTGAGGGCTTGAAGGCGTACGCCGAACGTCTGACGGGAAAAGCAGCCGGTTAA
- the rdgB gene encoding RdgB/HAM1 family non-canonical purine NTP pyrophosphatase, whose translation MPRKLLVATTNPGKIRELRDLLAPLGLSVVSFADEGMSPLPPVEETEQSFEGNARLKAVAYADFYKLPALADDSGLTVDFLGGAPGVQSARYAGPEANDASNVRKLLSELGSVSESERKAGFVCVLCLALPSGQQWHFRGECRGKIAPGPVGEGGFGYDPVFISDELPGRTFAQITPEEKASVSHRGRAVRELVRRLETGLLDEIFAG comes from the coding sequence ATGCCGCGAAAACTGCTCGTTGCGACCACAAACCCCGGCAAGATCCGGGAGCTGAGGGACCTTCTCGCGCCGCTTGGCCTTTCGGTCGTATCATTCGCTGATGAAGGTATGTCGCCACTGCCTCCGGTTGAGGAGACCGAGCAGTCGTTTGAAGGCAATGCCCGGCTCAAGGCGGTCGCGTACGCCGACTTCTATAAACTTCCGGCGCTTGCCGATGATTCCGGACTGACGGTGGATTTTCTGGGCGGCGCACCCGGCGTGCAGAGTGCACGGTATGCCGGTCCAGAAGCGAACGATGCGAGCAATGTCCGCAAGCTACTTTCTGAGCTAGGTTCAGTATCTGAAAGTGAACGAAAAGCCGGATTTGTGTGCGTTTTATGTCTAGCCTTGCCCAGTGGACAGCAGTGGCACTTCCGTGGCGAGTGCCGGGGCAAAATCGCACCGGGGCCGGTGGGAGAGGGCGGATTTGGCTACGACCCCGTATTCATCAGCGATGAACTACCCGGGCGCACATTCGCCCAAATCACGCCGGAGGAAAAGGCGTCAGTAAGCCATCGGGGACGGGCGGTGCGGGAACTGGTCAGGCGACTGGAAACCGGGCTGCTGGACGAAATCTTTGCCGGATGA